One window of Chryseobacterium sp. JJR-5R genomic DNA carries:
- a CDS encoding DUF1573 domain-containing protein, producing MKKLIAGIALFGTFALASAQTITFDKTTFDYGTIKPSSDGTRFFTVTNTGDKPLVLSNVKASCGCTTPEFKTDPIMPGKSAQIKVGYNTAINGGFNKMIEVFSNDPANSRSVIYIKGNVDANAPEPKPMTAAELKEKAKADKKAAKQAKKVAAVK from the coding sequence ATGAAAAAATTAATTGCAGGAATTGCATTATTCGGAACATTTGCACTAGCATCTGCACAAACCATCACGTTTGATAAGACCACTTTTGATTATGGTACCATCAAACCAAGTTCAGACGGTACAAGATTTTTCACGGTAACCAATACCGGTGACAAGCCTCTGGTACTTTCTAATGTTAAAGCATCTTGCGGATGTACGACACCTGAATTTAAGACAGACCCTATTATGCCGGGAAAATCTGCTCAGATTAAAGTAGGATACAACACGGCTATCAACGGCGGGTTCAACAAAATGATCGAGGTATTTTCTAACGACCCTGCAAACAGCAGAAGCGTTATCTACATCAAAGGAAATGTAGATGCGAATGCGCCTGAACCAAAGCCAATGACTGCTGCAGAACTGAAAGAAAAAGCAAAAGCTGACAAAAAAGCAGCAAAGCAGGCTAAAAAAGTAGCTGCTGTGAAGTAG
- a CDS encoding polyphosphate kinase 2 family protein: MSTDFSDDFLIKGKFSIKKASTAYKGKMTKEEGVQLLIREQEKLRKLQEKLYADSSKSLLVVLQAMDAAGKDSLIEHVFGGVNPQGCNVMSFKTPSSKEYAHDFLWRHYLALPQKGMIGIFNRSHYESVLVCKVHPEYNLSEKTWDSVKDFDETFWENRYESIRNFEKHLTQNGTTVVKIFLNVSKDEQKKRLIDRIDEKEKNWKFSAADLPERALFDQYMECYETAINETSKDNAPWYVIPADSKWFARVAAIQIIIDVLEKMDLKYPKLSEEDQSGLQDAKKQLENE; the protein is encoded by the coding sequence ATGAGTACCGATTTCTCAGACGATTTTTTAATCAAAGGAAAGTTTTCCATAAAAAAAGCATCTACGGCATATAAAGGTAAAATGACTAAAGAAGAAGGAGTACAACTGCTGATCCGGGAGCAGGAAAAACTTCGTAAACTTCAGGAAAAACTGTATGCGGACAGCAGCAAGTCTCTGCTAGTTGTACTTCAGGCTATGGACGCAGCAGGAAAAGACAGTCTGATTGAGCATGTTTTCGGCGGCGTTAATCCGCAGGGATGCAACGTAATGAGCTTCAAAACACCAAGCTCCAAAGAATATGCCCATGATTTTTTGTGGAGACATTACCTGGCCCTGCCCCAGAAAGGGATGATCGGGATCTTCAACCGTTCGCATTATGAAAGCGTCCTAGTATGTAAAGTACACCCTGAGTATAATTTAAGTGAAAAAACCTGGGATTCCGTAAAAGATTTTGATGAAACATTCTGGGAAAACCGGTATGAAAGCATCCGGAATTTTGAAAAGCACCTTACACAAAACGGAACGACGGTTGTTAAAATATTTTTAAATGTCTCCAAAGATGAGCAAAAGAAAAGACTGATTGACAGGATAGACGAGAAGGAAAAAAACTGGAAATTTTCAGCGGCAGACCTTCCGGAACGGGCTTTATTCGATCAATACATGGAATGCTATGAAACGGCCATCAATGAAACGTCAAAAGATAACGCACCCTGGTATGTAATCCCGGCAGACAGCAAATGGTTTGCCCGTGTAGCGGCTATCCAGATTATTATTGATGTGCTGGAAAAGATGGACCTGAAATACCCCAAACTTTCCGAAGAAGACCAGTCAGGTTTACAGGATGCAAAAAAGCAGCTGGAAAACGAATAA
- a CDS encoding valine--tRNA ligase: protein MQISEKYNPQETEQKWYNYWLENKYFHSEPNEKPPYTVVIPPPNVTGILHMGHMLNNTIQDVLVRRARMQGFNACWVPGTDHASIATEAKVVAKLKSEGINKSDITREEFLKHAWEWTDKYGGTILEQLKKLGCSCDWDRTRFTMEESLSQQVIKSFVDLYNKGLIYRGYRMVNWDPEAKTNISDEEVIFKEQNGKLYYLKYKIEGTEEFLSVATTRPETIFGDTAVCINPNDERYAHLKGKKVIVPIVNRAVPVIEDEYVDIEFGTGALKITPAHDVNDYEIGQKHNLQMIDSLDDDGNLNDHGQHYAGKNRFDVRKQIAKELEEKDLLLKAEDYVNKVGTSERTGAVIEPKVSVQWFLKMSEIAKPALDVVMDDEVKFYPEKFKNTYKHWMENIRDWNISRQLWWGQQIPAFYYGDGENDFVVAENIEDALVLAKEKTGNGQLTADDLKQDEDALDTWFSSWLWPMSVFDGLNDPGNKDISYYYPTSDLVTGPDIIFFWVARMIMAGLEYRKEVPFKNVYFTGIVRDNQRRKMSKSLGNSPDPLELMDKYGADGVRVGILLSSAAGNDLLFDEDLMLQGRNFMSKIWSAFRLINMWNHEDKPANSAETQAIEWFENKLNRTIIEIDDQFEKFRISDALHLIYKLIWDDFCGYYLEAIKPNYGEGISKEVYNKTVALFEELMKLVHPFLPFQSEEIWQLISERKTDEALVIAQQKKAEAFNEDIIKNFETAAEVISGVRNYRQTKGISPKEAAEIFTNASGFTNESVIKKLANVSEIHFGTKTDKPSFTFLVGSTEVSIPLSENLDLEEEKIKTEEELKYLKGFLVSVDKKLSNEKFVANAKPEIVEVERRKQKDAQDKIAILEEKLKSL, encoded by the coding sequence ATGCAGATTTCAGAAAAGTACAATCCACAGGAAACAGAACAGAAATGGTACAATTACTGGTTGGAAAACAAATACTTCCATTCAGAACCCAATGAAAAGCCGCCTTACACTGTTGTCATTCCTCCTCCCAATGTTACAGGGATTTTGCACATGGGGCACATGCTGAACAATACCATTCAGGATGTTCTGGTACGCCGTGCAAGGATGCAGGGCTTTAATGCCTGCTGGGTTCCGGGGACAGACCATGCTTCCATTGCTACAGAAGCGAAGGTTGTTGCCAAACTGAAGTCTGAAGGAATCAATAAATCTGATATTACCCGTGAAGAATTTTTAAAGCATGCTTGGGAATGGACAGACAAATACGGCGGGACCATCCTTGAGCAATTAAAGAAATTAGGATGTTCATGCGACTGGGACAGAACCCGTTTCACCATGGAAGAATCCCTTTCTCAGCAGGTCATTAAAAGCTTTGTTGACCTGTATAACAAAGGTTTAATTTACAGAGGGTACCGGATGGTAAACTGGGATCCTGAAGCAAAAACCAATATTTCTGACGAAGAGGTCATCTTTAAAGAACAGAACGGAAAATTATATTATCTAAAATATAAAATCGAAGGGACAGAAGAATTCCTTTCGGTGGCTACAACGCGTCCTGAAACAATTTTCGGGGATACTGCCGTTTGTATCAATCCTAATGATGAAAGGTATGCTCACCTGAAAGGTAAAAAAGTAATCGTACCGATCGTAAACAGGGCAGTTCCGGTTATTGAGGATGAATATGTGGATATCGAATTCGGCACAGGGGCATTGAAAATTACGCCGGCCCATGACGTTAACGACTATGAGATCGGGCAGAAGCACAATCTTCAGATGATTGATTCCTTGGATGATGACGGGAATTTAAACGATCACGGTCAGCATTACGCAGGCAAAAACAGGTTTGACGTAAGAAAGCAGATCGCAAAAGAACTGGAAGAAAAAGATCTTTTACTGAAGGCAGAAGACTATGTAAATAAAGTCGGGACTTCCGAAAGGACCGGAGCAGTGATCGAACCTAAAGTTTCCGTTCAGTGGTTCCTTAAAATGTCTGAAATTGCAAAACCTGCGCTGGACGTGGTGATGGATGATGAGGTGAAATTTTATCCTGAAAAGTTTAAAAATACCTACAAACACTGGATGGAAAACATCCGCGACTGGAACATCTCCCGCCAGCTCTGGTGGGGGCAGCAGATTCCTGCATTTTATTACGGAGACGGAGAAAATGATTTCGTGGTTGCAGAAAATATAGAAGATGCTTTAGTTTTAGCAAAAGAAAAAACGGGTAACGGACAGCTAACGGCAGACGATCTTAAACAGGACGAAGATGCATTGGATACCTGGTTCTCATCATGGTTATGGCCAATGTCTGTATTTGACGGCCTGAACGATCCCGGAAATAAAGATATCAGTTACTATTACCCGACTTCTGACCTGGTAACCGGGCCGGATATTATTTTCTTCTGGGTAGCCAGGATGATCATGGCCGGTTTGGAATACCGAAAAGAAGTCCCGTTCAAAAATGTCTATTTTACAGGGATCGTAAGGGACAATCAGAGAAGGAAGATGTCAAAATCCTTAGGAAACTCACCCGATCCGCTGGAATTGATGGATAAATATGGCGCTGATGGCGTTCGTGTAGGGATTTTATTGAGTTCCGCAGCCGGAAACGACCTTCTTTTTGATGAAGATTTAATGCTGCAGGGAAGAAATTTCATGTCGAAAATCTGGAGTGCATTCCGGTTGATCAATATGTGGAACCATGAAGATAAACCTGCAAATTCCGCAGAGACCCAGGCAATCGAATGGTTTGAAAATAAATTGAACAGGACAATCATTGAAATTGATGATCAGTTTGAGAAGTTCAGGATTTCCGATGCCTTGCATTTGATCTATAAATTAATCTGGGATGATTTCTGCGGCTACTATCTTGAAGCAATCAAGCCGAATTATGGTGAAGGGATTTCTAAAGAAGTATATAATAAAACCGTTGCTCTTTTTGAAGAATTAATGAAACTGGTGCATCCGTTTTTACCGTTCCAGTCAGAAGAAATATGGCAGCTGATTTCGGAAAGAAAAACAGATGAAGCGCTGGTCATCGCGCAGCAAAAGAAAGCAGAAGCTTTTAATGAAGACATCATTAAGAACTTTGAAACGGCAGCAGAAGTGATTTCGGGGGTAAGAAATTACCGCCAGACCAAAGGGATTTCCCCGAAAGAAGCAGCGGAGATTTTCACCAATGCATCCGGATTTACCAATGAATCAGTTATTAAAAAACTGGCCAATGTTTCAGAAATCCATTTCGGGACAAAAACAGACAAGCCGAGCTTTACATTTCTGGTAGGATCAACCGAGGTTTCGATTCCCTTAAGTGAAAACCTGGATCTCGAAGAAGAAAAAATCAAAACAGAAGAGGAATTAAAATACCTGAAAGGGTTTCTGGTTTCCGTTGATAAGAAGCTTTCCAATGAAAAGTTTGTAGCCAATGCAAAGCCTGAAATCGTGGAAGTGGAGCGCAGAAAGCAGAAAGATGCCCAAGACAAAATTGCCATTCTGGAAGAAAAACTGAAAAGCTTATAA
- a CDS encoding beta-carotene 15,15'-monooxygenase, translated as MPEFDLDSFKKTWQEQPVQEKYGNQDILQMLNRKSRNYVKYIFWISAAEFLFFTLLGLFYIIQGNESNSFISILGKLGIRKTPEMETDFDHIYLTLKILSLCVTAYFVYKFYQNYKDIKIEENLKKFILKIIQFRKTVNAFILINIALLLAFTSIFTVFVFYIVNTQNIQITNSMITGFTAGIIISTVFTVLIVWLYYRVVYGIIIKKLGRNLKQLQEIDSQEMPD; from the coding sequence ATGCCTGAATTTGATTTAGACAGCTTTAAGAAAACATGGCAGGAACAGCCTGTTCAGGAGAAATACGGCAACCAGGACATCCTTCAGATGCTGAACAGAAAATCGCGGAATTACGTAAAGTACATCTTCTGGATCAGTGCAGCGGAATTCCTGTTTTTTACGCTGTTAGGACTGTTCTACATCATTCAGGGGAATGAATCCAATTCGTTCATCAGCATTCTGGGAAAACTGGGGATCCGGAAAACACCGGAAATGGAAACGGATTTTGACCATATTTACCTGACGTTAAAAATCTTAAGTTTATGCGTAACTGCTTATTTTGTTTACAAATTCTATCAGAACTACAAGGATATCAAAATTGAGGAAAACCTGAAAAAATTCATCCTTAAAATCATCCAGTTCAGAAAGACCGTTAATGCGTTTATCTTAATTAATATTGCCCTGTTACTTGCCTTTACATCTATTTTCACCGTCTTTGTTTTTTATATTGTGAACACCCAGAATATACAGATCACAAATTCCATGATCACAGGTTTTACAGCAGGGATCATCATCAGCACAGTTTTCACTGTATTGATTGTCTGGTTGTATTACAGGGTAGTATACGGCATCATTATTAAAAAGCTCGGCC
- a CDS encoding RNA polymerase sigma factor, whose protein sequence is MASKEKEFAQLIKDNQGLIIKVSRLYTNSLEDEEDLFQEIVLQLWRSYDSFKGNSKISTWMYRVALNTAITLFRKKSKSLPTNELDINHADFIEDDDEKQQQVSLLYTVIKTLPNVERAIVMMYLDDLPYKDIAENLGITEVNARVKMNRLKKTLKEQMEKYA, encoded by the coding sequence TTGGCTTCAAAAGAAAAGGAATTTGCGCAGCTTATTAAGGATAATCAGGGCCTGATTATCAAGGTTTCGCGTCTTTATACCAATTCGCTGGAAGACGAGGAAGACCTGTTTCAGGAAATTGTCCTGCAGCTGTGGAGAAGCTATGACTCTTTTAAAGGAAACTCCAAGATTTCCACATGGATGTACCGTGTTGCGCTTAATACCGCCATTACCCTTTTCAGAAAAAAAAGCAAAAGCCTTCCCACCAACGAGCTGGACATCAACCATGCAGATTTTATAGAGGATGATGATGAAAAACAGCAGCAGGTATCACTTTTGTATACTGTTATAAAAACACTTCCGAATGTGGAAAGAGCAATTGTTATGATGTACCTGGATGACCTGCCTTATAAGGATATTGCAGAAAACCTCGGAATAACAGAAGTGAATGCCCGTGTAAAAATGAACCGATTAAAGAAAACCCTTAAAGAACAGATGGAAAAATATGCCTGA